A genomic stretch from Ooceraea biroi isolate clonal line C1 chromosome 3, Obir_v5.4, whole genome shotgun sequence includes:
- the LOC105277468 gene encoding vacuolar protein sorting-associated protein 28 homolog isoform X1, with amino-acid sequence MSIAQDRPELYEEVKLYKNAREREKHDNQADLYAVVNTLQHLEKAYIRDCVTPKEYTAACSKLLVQYRAAFKQVQSDQFPTIDSFTRAFRLDCPAALERIKEDRPITIKDDKGNTSKCIADIVSLFITLMDKLRLEIKAMDQLHPDLRDLMDTMNRLSILPSDFDGKEKVAEWLQTLDNMSASDELSDTQVRQLIFDLETSYNAFNKILHNS; translated from the exons ATGTCGATAGCTCAGGATCGCCCCGAGTTGTACGAGGAAGTGAAGCTTTATAAAAATGCCCGTGAGAGGGAGAAGCACGACAATCAGGCGGACCTGTACGCTGTGGTGAATACATTGCAGCACTTGGAGAAGGCTTACATCAGGGACTGCGTCACGCCGAAGGAGTACACGGCAGCGTGCAGCAAATTATTGGTGCAATACAGAGCAGCATTTAAGCAG GTACAGAGCGATCAGTTTCCAACCATCGACTCTTTCACCAGAGCATTCCGACTGGATTGTCCGGCCGCTCTTGAGAGAATCAAGGAGGATCGACCGATCACGATAAAAGACGACAAGGGCAACACCTCCAAATGCATCGCGGACATCGTTTCTCTGTTTATCACGCTGATGGACAAATTGCGGCTGGAGATCAAAGCCATGGACCAGTTGCATCCTGATCTGAGGGATCTCATGGACACCATGAATCGCCTGAGCATATTGCCGAGCGATTTTGACGGCAAGGAGAAGGTTGCCGAGTGGCTGCAGACTCTGGACAATATGTCTGCCTCGGACGAGCTGTCCGATACTCAAGTCAGACAGCTAATATTTGATCTAGAGACGTCCTACAATGCCTTCAACAAGATACTCCATAATTCCTAA